In Plasmodium chabaudi chabaudi strain AS genome assembly, chromosome: 9, the sequence ACAGAATTGAACAAGCAGAAAACAGACAAAAATTAACCatagaaaaatttattaaaaaaaacaaaaataagaaatcaaagtaattaaaaatagctaGCTACTCAACTAgccaattaaaaaaaaaaaactttcaaatttttttttcattgtgTGCAACCCACTATTGTGTAGGCTTAGGGTCATTTGTTGatatttctaaaaatgtaataaaatacgctattttttaattaaaaattgtatgaTTTGTGATATAGTCAGAACACCACGCGGAAAATATGTTTGCcaatttttcaatatatttccaataagcacgcatatatatatttgtttatttacatGTAATCCTTTCACATATTCTACAGCGACAAAACGCAGTAGCATTTTCACTTGAAATcctttgttttatattttcattaccctatattcatttattaattatttttttattttttcatttattctataaaattttcaccCTTTGTAATTAACTTAAGCACACCGATGTGCTAAAatgacaaaataaaaaaaacaaaatcatatatacaattatttCTTCAAATGAATAAACCTATTCACGCATAATAGTAAATACGTTGGCAACCTTTTAAGCTTAAATAAGGGAAGCCCAATTTAAGTTAAATTGTAATTTGCTCTCTAGAGCAGTACATTATTAGACTATAGactattttgataattttttaaaatataattacaaatatattagtttatttattaatggTGCATAAGTATTGCAAATAAATACGAATGCATTAAAGCGATAAGTAAAATTAAGACAAAATACGCAAACAAacatatagaaaaataaatataaatatatatgtagaaATAGAGAACAATGACAGAACAATCGCAggcaataaaataaataaaaaaatgtaaaagaCAAAATACAACGCCAAATGGGTATGCACAAATATAAGTGCGCATATcctctttatttataaatatattcataaatattcagTACACacaataattttcttaatCGAACAAATTTGTAACAATAATTTTACTTAACggataaataaatatatatatatatacatgcattatgttattttttaaacttaAGACATgattaaaaacaaaaaagaatacaatttttataatcttCGTTTTTAATTGCATATAGAATGttaatttatcaaattaactagtatttaataaaataaactttTATTACTTGATTCAAAATATCTTAAACAATTATTTCTGTGttcttgtttttttacTGACAATTCTTTAATATGATAATAGTGCAATATAGCACAtacaaaaaacaatttacaaaaaatacttttctttattattattcatcaTAAAccctataaaaaaattaatttatattataagtcatgcatacatttattcatttaacttatgaatatatttttgagcATTGACAGCGCCtctaaaaaattgttcatTGTATGAAGATTAATGAAtgcaaattattaatttctaGCATACTTATTTGAGAACCCTAATGAGTTTGATAAAATCCTAGAAGCATTTAATGATTGCTTGCCAtccataatattattattatacgaATTCATAATTAACGAATTAGATGGATAATTTATCGAATTCTTTGATGGACTATTATgattatttccattattttctaCACTTAAACTTGATCGTATTAAATCAATTGTATTAAAAgcatcatcatttttatcattgtcaatataaaaatttatattatcattatctactcttaaataattatctCTATCTAACATGTCAGCTCcattatttccttttccATTCATATCCATATGACTTAATTTACTCATCTTTTTTTCACTATCACCTATTAATCCTTTTCCTATAGCATTAGATAATTTGCTATTCATTAAACATCCATTGTCATCATCTTCATcatttgaatataataaactatcatcttttatttttccatcTTTAGTATAACAAATAGAATCATCactatttgaattatttccTCCTTTactattcatattttttccattattttttgataaattatttgaaacgatactactttttttttttccttttttagcatctgcattttttaaatcagtATGATGCTTATATTCGTTTTCCCACTCAgttctttttaatatagatAATTTTCTTGCCTCATTATAACCATATTTGCTTACACTAAAACTTGTAAATAATCTTTTATTGTTAGCTATTTGAAAGTAAGCATTCCATTTACCTACACCTCTTGGagattttgaaaaatacaCTCCTTTGactttatcatcatttggATTTACACCTGCTGGCATTTCATATTTCAATTTTCCGTTTGCATAATTTGCATTATTTACAGAAGAAACCATAGTTGATgattgttttaaattttttccacctttattattataacttCCATTATTATTGCCATAACTATTATTACCTGAAGatgcatttttattcatatctAACCTTCTAGTTTTATAACCACTTACATTTTCCCcttcattaatattttctgaTCTACCTCCACCTATACTCATAATAAGATCATTATTATCGTTATTACTTAAAGATAAATCTGATCCATCGCCACTTATTTTCGAATGATAATCAGTATTATAATCAtagctattattttttttagaattataatgatatcTATATCCCATACCATTTAAATTGTTCGAGTTATTTCCATTActattgttaatattatttataatattaccATGTTGTAATGAATTCTCAAGAAGATTACTCGAATTATTTGTACTCATaataaaatcatataaaGCATTTGAGCTTATATATTCTGaaccatttttaaaacctgataaatcattatttccttttttatttaaactttCGTGggataaatttaataaatcttTAAAGCtttttgcattatttttgtatgcACTATTTTTTCGAGAATTATAACCGTGCCcaccattattattatcattcatTCCTATATCATTCATATCTTTTTTCCTTAAATAGTCTTTGCCATTATTATCAGGATTCATACtgttatttccatttttgttattatgtccattatcttttttattatccatcatgtttaatttaaatttttttaaaacgtTACTATTACGTAATAAGTAGTTCAAGTCATTGTaagaattattatcattgttAACATTGTTTCCCTTAGATGAAGGATATAGAACATcttgttttctttttttaaaaaacatattttgaataatgtttgataaaaagctataattattttcatttccaTTTGCATCACCTTGATCTTTATCAGGCTTTCCATAATTATCTCTTTCGTTATAATTACCATCTTCAGCAAATCGATAATCGTCCgtatatttgtttaaatcAATGTTTCTATCATGCTccattttatgtttattttcaaaatatccTTTTATGTCCTTTAGATCGATATCTTCGGTTGATTTATCATGATGATGATCCTTTtcctataaaaaaaatgaaaaaaataaatacatatatagcATCTCATGTATGCACTTCGAAAAAGAAGAACAAGAACTATTGAAACTTTTCTATGCTCACGAtctcaatatatataaacattataGACACTTATGCATGTAATCATATGATGGAACATACCTCTAAACTACCAGACGGATTTAATCGAGAGTAGAAAGATTTTAAAAGATTTAAGTCAACTGGGTTTATATCCATGCTTTTTTGACGTGTCTTCTCATTTTTGCACGCATTTGCATACTCAGATAAAAGCATTTTAAAATGCTTAATGGCATTTGCATTATTGTTACCATGATTATTTAGATCAGCCGCACCAGTTGAATAATTGCATgcattatacatattatcaCTATCTTTTGAATTCATCTTgttgaaatttttatatttttcaacgACTTTTTCAGCTTCTTGTATatagttattattataatcattaaaagaattataATCAATACTAacatttaatttgtttaaaatattttgatttgaataactatttttttttgttttacaatttgaaatattagAGGGTGAATTATAATTCGCATTGCTTAAGCTAGAATGTCCATTTCTGTTATGCTGATGATTATTTGAtaatccatttttattatttgcattattattgtttaaataattatataaaatattgctAGCATAATTTATTGGTAAAGAATCAGCACAACCATAGTTATTTAAATTCTCATGATTACATCCACAACTGTTTCGAACAGCAccataattattatcactACTATGATTGCAATGTAATAAGTCTTTTCCTCTTTTAAAATCATCAAACCCGTGAGCAATATCATTACAAgcatgtatattatttttatatccaCTGTTGTATAGAGATAAAATAGTGGATGCTTTTTCATCTGCATTATTTTGACTATTCAAATAGTAGGATGTACTAAAATATGGGTTCCTTAATGCTAATTCATGCATTTCATCAACAATTTCttttgttaaatttttttcaacttcTTCCATGATTCGTTTATGTAATTCACTCTTATCAAGCACTGTATTTGTAGTATTACTAGCATTACTACTGGTATGATTTTTATCTGATGATGCATCTTCCTTATTTTgtaacattttaaaatgctttattatttctaatTCTTCAATACATTCTATTAGagaatacataaatatactttttatagaacatattttaatgttAGAAAAACAGCATAAATAGATTTCTAAGTTATTAGGCTCAACattgtttaatatattaataaaatgatattCAAATGATTTATTAGTTTCACTCCAGGCTGTAACTAatctttttaaaattctCAAGTAGCTTAAGCATATTactttaactttttttatgtattcatttttatttatcgaTTCTTTCAtactaatattattaatgaCGCATCGATGATGATCGCAATTAATATGATCTCGATGGTTGCTATTGCAATGAATTCTATTATTCACATTTCCATTGTAATTATTGATATCATTACAtggtatattattatatcccATCAttgaatatgcatatttatctaTTAAATCCTTTCGATCATCATTATAGCATTTTCTTAATGGAAAATTTAATCCactatcattattatcattattttttatattcaatatGTTATCCATTAATGCAATtgctttattttgatttattgaTCCGTTTTctgcatttattttttttgacattattccttttattaaatattcctttaattttatattattttcatggtcatcattatttatattgtctATATCATCATTACCCATATTATTTCCAGATTCCTTTTcttgaaatataaatttttcatatttatctttttttttgtcatatCCATATTCTTCATTAGTATTTGCATAATTTTCGTCAAAATTGTCTTTAGAATTTTCTTCATAacgtaatttttttaaataaaccATCCTATCGTCATGCTCACAAATATTATcgttactattattattaatacttTCGTTATTGTGAATATCACTATTGTCACTGTTTTCGCTAGTGTTAACACTATTTCCATTGTTTTTAATCATACCATTAATGATTTTTCCACTTCCCAATGGATTgttaatgtttttattattattcacattttcattaaaatgTGATTTCTTATTAATTCTtgatttcatatatatatttttttcgtcatGGGAGTATATAGACCCGTTTTCGTCATCCTCTTCTGTTCCTTCTTTTAATTGGTCGttttcatgtttttttttaatatttaaataatatttatcatcattatcattgaaattttcttttctttcatTGATTTGCCTTTTTTCATCTgcttccatttttattgattCAAAACTATCACTATCATTGAtgttatcatattttttatttaacacTTTTGTGATGtctttatttgtatattctTCAGTATTACATTCATCGCTTTCAgttatttgtttaaaattttcatcatcattTGAAAGTGTAACTGCCTTtgcaatattattaaatgatcTACCATTAACTGTTTCTATGCTCTCAATATTAATGAGGTGCGGAGTTGTTGTTCTACTAATTGGATAGTTATTATTCTGTTGGTCAGAATATTTTGCATAATTATCAATTTTACTTAAAGACTCCTCAGTATATGCGGTTTTCtcataatttgtattttcgCTTTTTTCCTTCTCATCCGCttggattatttttttactggTATTCGAACTAGACCTTAATGAAaacatttttgttaatttatattcggagataaatataaataaataaattcatataataagtctctatatatatatatgccaTAAATATTGCGCACACAcacaatatatttcttattcacatacaaaatatgcaatataAGAACATGTATGAAAATACACAATAAAGtgcttattaaaaaaaacctGAGCACAAATAGGaacttataatattatgcaACTCTAGGtataaacttaaaaaataatatccattaaaaatatataaatataaatatttatacatatatatgcatattataacgtctatttttttctacataagcaaatatatatattgttaataaCTATCTTTATAAAagtatatgtatgcatacacaatgtatacaataatatattttttacaaagtctatgttttaaaaattaaataaataaataaatataaatatatatatatgtatatgtattatgCATGCACATgcttatattaattatttccaagcattaaaaaaaatgacatgtatatatatgcatataaaaatatatttaaaaaatatatatgtatgtatgtatatataaatatatatatatatatattcttaatttgtatattataaaataaataaaaatacatataaccaatttaaaaatattatagcttgaaaaaaaaatacatatttttttttcttaaatagctagaaatataaaacaaaaaaaaaaaaaaaataataaataatattaacataaaataatacgACAACTATTATGAAggtcatataataaaattggcatacatatatatgaatatatgaaaatacctagaattaaaaatacaataaaaatatgtataaaaattatgacaattaaataaaaaacaaaaataaatttgtatgtatatatttattatataaattccCAACtgtgtatgcatatatttatatgcaacGATTTGGTTTGTCCTACAGCGatcttaaaaaattatcagtTGAGCAACGATaacaattaaaattatgccatgtatttatataaaaatattttatttacataagcatgtacatataaatagatttgcatatatttatatattagcatacatttcattaaatatgcatacaaattttgtattttaataattgcGGAATAAagtattataatatgtatcaatatatatacaagtaaattatataaagtcAAACTAACAATGATAGGTTTAACTTCATTATAGTTTATAcacatttatatgtatatatttaaattacaTTTATACTCAGTATACTTATAAGCACGTTATTCaaattttccatatattttccacttattttccaattgatttttaattgaatacaaaaaaatacatatatacaaagtatatatatctaatattttactaatctttaataatatatcttaaaaaaatgtatatttcGGTTTACAATATTACATCATTATGAATGCATATAGatagtataataaatagcatatatataatatgtatttttttgtagatataaataataatattaaatagatATGTAGAGCAAGAAAtctattactattattatatatattaccaAAAGAACaatagaatatatatataatatgacttaaaaaatatgacaaaatgcaaacaataaataataaaacataaatgcCATAAAAATTAGGAGAATATATTAGTAAACTGTATTCATATGccaacataaaaataaaaaataactttacattatattaatatcaattttccatgtatttatttatgaatatcgcataaataaatattattttgtatattttaataaatatttttttttactacaATTTACagctttttttatattcataaaatatgtgcATACAAATACTATATTAAACACATCTTcacaacaaaaatatttttatagaaaaaaaaagtatattatttatgtataactACTTTTtgatactaaaaaaataaaatcataattgaaaaaaaaaaatggaaaatattttatttatataatatatatatatatagatacGCATATAGCGAAAtacttattttaaaaaatggaaataaaaaaaataaaaaaaatatacatgtCGCCATGCATTGAATGACAATAGAAGGGGATATAGATAATGCagttaattattttacatgccataaaaaatatgcaaacttttattttttaccgACTTTTTTATGCATCTATTACGAAATGCAcagttataaaaataaaaaagcgTATTgttgtacatatataataacatcaaaattgttatttcATCGGTATGCAATTtcataaaaacaaaaaattataaattatatacatgtagataaataaattttttcacattaaaattgtaaataaaataacaattttatacatatgtatgttTCTATActacataaattatttatgctatacataagataaaatatgtatccataagcatattttttacatatatatataatatgccaTATCactttaataaatatgttttaggGATACCTTATTTATATCGTggcatatgcatacataacAGTATGTAGAgaagtaatatatatataat encodes:
- a CDS encoding AP2 domain transcription factor, putative, whose translation is MFSLRSSSNTSKKIIQADEKEKSENTNYEKTAYTEESLSKIDNYAKYSDQQNNNYPISRTTTPHLINIESIETVNGRSFNNIAKAVTLSNDDENFKQITESDECNTEEYTNKDITKVLNKKYDNINDSDSFESIKMEADEKRQINERKENFNDNDDKYYLNIKKKHENDQLKEGTEEDDENGSIYSHDEKNIYMKSRINKKSHFNENVNNNKNINNPLGSGKIINGMIKNNGNSVNTSENSDNSDIHNNESINNNSNDNICEHDDRMVYLKKLRYEENSKDNFDENYANTNEEYGYDKKKDKYEKFIFQEKESGNNMGNDDIDNINNDDHENNIKLKEYLIKGIMSKKINAENGSINQNKAIALMDNILNIKNNDNNDSGLNFPLRKCYNDDRKDLIDKYAYSMMGYNNIPCNDINNYNGNVNNRIHCNSNHRDHINCDHHRCVINNISMKESINKNEYIKKVKVICLSYLRILKRLVTAWSETNKSFEYHFINILNNVEPNNLEIYLCCFSNIKICSIKSIFMYSLIECIEELEIIKHFKMLQNKEDASSDKNHTSSNASNTTNTVLDKSELHKRIMEEVEKNLTKEIVDEMHELALRNPYFSTSYYLNSQNNADEKASTILSLYNSGYKNNIHACNDIAHGFDDFKRGKDLLHCNHSSDNNYGAVRNSCGCNHENLNNYGCADSLPINYASNILYNYLNNNNANNKNGLSNNHQHNRNGHSSLSNANYNSPSNISNCKTKKNSYSNQNILNKLNVSIDYNSFNDYNNNYIQEAEKVVEKYKNFNKMNSKDSDNMYNACNYSTGAADLNNHGNNNANAIKHFKMLLSEYANACKNEKTRQKSMDINPVDLNLLKSFYSRLNPSGSLEEKDHHHDKSTEDIDLKDIKGYFENKHKMEHDRNIDLNKYTDDYRFAEDGNYNERDNYGKPDKDQGDANGNENNYSFLSNIIQNMFFKKRKQDVLYPSSKGNNVNNDNNSYNDLNYLLRNSNVLKKFKLNMMDNKKDNGHNNKNGNNSMNPDNNGKDYLRKKDMNDIGMNDNNNGGHGYNSRKNSAYKNNAKSFKDLLNLSHESLNKKGNNDLSGFKNGSEYISSNALYDFIMSTNNSSNLLENSLQHGNIINNINNSNGNNSNNLNGMGYRYHYNSKKNNSYDYNTDYHSKISGDGSDLSLSNNDNNDLIMSIGGGRSENINEGENVSGYKTRRLDMNKNASSGNNSYGNNNGSYNNKGGKNLKQSSTMVSSVNNANYANGKLKYEMPAGVNPNDDKVKGVYFSKSPRGVGKWNAYFQIANNKRLFTSFSVSKYGYNEARKLSILKRTEWENEYKHHTDLKNADAKKGKKKSSIVSNNLSKNNGKNMNSKGGNNSNSDDSICYTKDGKIKDDSLLYSNDEDDDNGCLMNSKLSNAIGKGLIGDSEKKMSKLSHMDMNGKGNNGADMLDRDNYLRVDNDNINFYIDNDKNDDAFNTIDLIRSSLSVENNGNNHNSPSKNSINYPSNSLIMNSYNNNIMDGKQSLNASRILSNSLGFSNKVYDE